A section of the Indicator indicator isolate 239-I01 chromosome 39, UM_Iind_1.1, whole genome shotgun sequence genome encodes:
- the LOC128978780 gene encoding gastrin/cholecystokinin-like peptide gives MKMKMSFSLLLAVLVTTCLCRPASEAQAAAGAPRQHPSSLVRREWPQVLSQKQRFQPHIFTAELGDHKGYGDEGTEVLYDHYYPAWMDFGRRSTEDAEDAA, from the exons ATGAAGATGAAGAtgtccttcagcctcctcctggcCGTGCTGGTGACCACCTGCCTGTGCCGGCCTGCGTctgaggcacaggcagcagcggGGGCCCCCCGCCAGCACCCCTCCAGCTTGGTCCGACGTGAGTGGCCCCAGGTCCTGTCCCAGAAGCAGCGGTTCCAGCCCCACATCTTCACAG CAGAGCTGGGTGACCACAAGGGCTACGGAGACGAGGGGACAGAGGTGCTCTATGACCACTACTACCCTGCCTGGATGGACTTCGGCCGCCGCAGCACTGAGGACGCTGAGGATGCTGCATAG
- the EIF1 gene encoding eukaryotic translation initiation factor 1, producing the protein MSAIQNLQPFDPFADASKGDDLLPAGTEDYIHIRIQQRNGRKTLTTVQGIADDYDKKKLVKAFKKKFACNGTVIEHPEYGEVIQLQGDQRKNICQFLVEIGLAKDDQLKVHGF; encoded by the exons ATGTCCGCTATCCAGAACCTCCAACCCTTCG ACCCCTTTGCTGATGCAAGTAAGGGTGATGACCTGCTCCCTGCCGGCACTGAGGACTACATCCATATAAGGATCCAGCAGCGGAACGGCAGGAAGACCCTCACCACAGTCCAGGGCATCGCGGATGATTACGATAAAAAGAAACTGGTGAAGGCCTTCAAAaag AAATTTGCCTGCAATGGTACTGTGATTGAGCACCCCGAGTATGGAGAAGTGATTCAGTTGCAAGGTGACCAGCGCAAGAACATCTGCCAGTTCCTTGTAGAG ATTGGACTGGCTAAGGACGACCAGCTGAAAGTCCATGGGTTTTAA